Part of the Candidatus Binatia bacterium genome is shown below.
GGCGCTCCGGCGTCCACCTCCTTCCCCAGGACGGCTCGGGGGTGACCGAGGGGCTGACCGCCCTGGTCCATTCCACGGCCGTCGAGACCTCCAATCCCGATTTCGCGCGAGCGCAGGCGCTGGACATCGCCTGCGTCCGGCGCGGCTCCTTCCTCGCGCGCCTCGCCGCTTCACGGCGCGCCGTGGCGATCGCCGGGACGAGCGGCAAGTCCACGGTGACCGCGATGACCGCGCACATCCTGGTCGCCGCCGGCTTCGACCCCAGCTTCCTCGGGGGCGGCGCGGCCGCCGGCCTCGCGGGCGCCACGCCCCCGGGCGGCCTGCGTGTCGGAGGCTCGGATTGGTTCGTGGTCGAGACCGACGAGAGCGACGGCAGCGTCGCGGAGTTCGCTCCGGCCGTCGCCGTGCTCACAAACCTGAGCCGCGACCACAAGGAGATCGAGGAAACGGCCCGCAATTTCGAATCGCTCCTGGCCGGAACGCGGGAGCGCGCCGTGATCCACGTGAGCGATCCCGAGCTGGCGCACGTCCGCGTCCCGGAGGGTCTGGACGTCCTCCGCGTGGCGATGCCTGGCGCGACGTGGGCCGAGCCCGCGCTCCGCGCGAGCGCGATCGAGCTCACCCCCGACGGCGTCCGCTTCGCGATCAACGGCGTTGGGGTGCGCGTGCCCTTCCCCGGCATCCTCACTGTCGAGAACGCGCTCCTCGCCTGCGGCGCGGCCGTGGCCTCCGGGGTGCTGCTCGAGA
Proteins encoded:
- a CDS encoding Mur ligase family protein; this translates as MPPLTGHRYHFSGVGGSGMAPLAMLTVALGADVTGSDRNHDRGVAMHVFEDLRRSGVHLLPQDGSGVTEGLTALVHSTAVETSNPDFARAQALDIACVRRGSFLARLAASRRAVAIAGTSGKSTVTAMTAHILVAAGFDPSFLGGGAAAGLAGATPPGGLRVGGSDWFVVETDESDGSVAEFAPAVAVLTNLSRDHKEIEETARNFESLLAGTRERAVIHVSDPELAHVRVPEGLDVLRVAMPGATWAEPALRASAIELTPDGVRFAINGVGVRVPFPGILTVENALLACGAAVASGVLLETAAPALATFGGVRRRLERIGGHHGVDVFDDFAHNPVKIRAALRALRPAGSLRVYYQPHGYGPTRFFAEEMTEAFRDELRSGDRLYLAPIYDAGGTADRSIRSEDLVRSMGDRGVPVVLAPTRDEASRAMTEELRPGDRLLVMGARDDTLPAFARSVYAALVTRDDAPAAQRERA